Within Felis catus isolate Fca126 chromosome A1, F.catus_Fca126_mat1.0, whole genome shotgun sequence, the genomic segment acaaataatatttgTGGGCCTACTATGAGCCAACCTGTGTACTAGGCACAGGGGATCTAGTAGTAAAAAGAactaagaaatgaatgaaatcccACCAAGCTTATATTCTTGGCAGGTGGGCATGATGAGGAGGGacacagtaaacaaaacaaaacaccgcAATAAATACAAATAGCAGTGAGTGCTCTAAGAGAAGCAAGCACGAGGATGTGACAGAGTAACGGGGAAGGAGGGATTACTTTTAACTGTGGTGGTCAGGAGAGACTTCTCTGAGGAGAGGACACCTGAGCCGAGACCTGAAGGTTGAGCAGGAGGCCATCACGGTGAAGAGCTGAAGGAGCAAAGGGGACGGTCATCCCTATTCCCATACCTGTGCCAGGAAAGAAGTAGTTTCCATATTTGTGGAAGGAGACTGTCATGACCCGGTCAGTGAGGTAGAAGGCTTCCTGAACTCCATCACCGTGGTGGATGTCAATATCAATGTAGAGCACCCGAGGGTGGTACCTGGGATGACGGCCAAGCCAGGGTCTGAGGTAGAATGGAACTCCAGCAAGAAAACCATCCAACCCACTCCTCCCAAAACAAGGTCTGGAATTAGGAAGAGTCTGCTTCAGCCCAAATCCGCTGAAACCTAATGCCATCCCTAAGGGCAACCCTGGGGCTCCAGCCTGGAGGCAGGGACAGGAGAGGGATGTGCAGAGAAGACTGAAATGTGAGCAGGCAGCAGGGAGTTTCCAGCAACACACAGAGGACGTAGTCTGAGCAAAGCATTATGAACTGTGGAGAAGCTAGTATGGGGGTGGAGGCCGGGGTCAGGGCCAGTGCCATCTGAGAGACCTCCTCACCCACAGGTCTCACAAGTCCCTCCAACTCCTCCCAGGCTACTTACTTGAGCAGCTCCAGGATGCCAATCACAATGTCATTGACATAGCAGAAGCCAGAGGCCTATAGTGAGACAGTGGTCTTACAAAGAGAGGAACGACTCCTCTACCCAGCTGCCCCCTACTGTCATCCTGACCACCTACCTAGGGCAGTCATTGTCTCCCCCATCATCTCCTCACTCACCTCAAATTTCTTGGCATGGTGCAGACCACCAGCCCAGTTAATGGCAATATCACAGATCTGAAAGACAAACACCCAACTCACAGTCCTCTTTGTCCATCCCCAAAGCTGGAAGCTCAGGCTCAGGGTTAAGGCCTTGAGTGAAAGGACCCATAGGAAAGGGAGAACAGGACTCAGGGCCATGGTCACCTTGTTGTTCAGCTGGGTTGCTCCTTGCAGAGATGCGCCTGTGTAACGGGAACAGAACTCAAAGAGCCCGGGAAACACTGGGCTGCAGGGAAGAGAAGCAAGTCAGAGCTCTTTATTTCCAACCAGGTCCTTCCTACACCTCTCCCCTAACTCCAAACCCCTCCAACCTCCATTCTTTAATAACCTTCTCCCCACACCCTATGCACCCAGGTTATGTGCAAATTTATTCAACGAATATTTTGGACCAAACCATGTACCAAGCCCTGTGCAAGTCACTGGATGGaagtaaaaaaacatttaactctGTCAGGGAGTTTGCATCCTGGCTGGGGAGAAAAGTAGGCAGCTTCTAGGTACTTAAGCAATACACCAAAAAGGAAATAAGTTAAGAGAGAACATaaacttttttattcttaaaagattCTTTTATGCATATCAGATTTTAACACAATGTTCAATAATATTCTTTAGAAtcacacatttttaagaaaaaactgtATTCCCATATACAGTTTAAGGATAAGGATAACCCACAGAAAGTAATAAGGATAAACTATAGAAAGTCTTTAACAAAGCGTGTGGTACCTAGTACTCCAGAAGTTgatgttaattataattattaccttcttttttttataaaaaggagaGGCTTAAAACCAGATAcaaaacattatatattatatggctacatttatataacactctggaaaaggcaaaatatagGGACAGACCTCAGATCAGTAGTTACCTGGAgctaagctggaaagaagagacTGACGGTAAGAGTATAAGAGCCCTTTGTGGGATAATAGAAATAATCTATACTTTGATACACACTGTTAAAACTCTCAGAATTACAAGCCTAAAAAGGGTGAgttttaggggcacatgggtggctcagtcagttaagcatctgcctcttgatttctgctcaggtcatgatctcacaatttgggagaccaagccccatatcaggctctatgctgacagcaagagactgcctgggattctctctatttgcccctcccctactctacccaaaataaataaataaaaaaattttaaaaagggttaATTTTACTGTATGCAAATTTACCTTCATAAACTTGacttataaaaaaggaaaggattgaAAGACCCCTCCCTAGTTTTAGTTCTCAAAAAATAATCGTTCAGCTGATACATTtgactacaaaaaaaaagaggtgtagggagttttataatttctcaaaGGTTCTGGGAAGAATTAACAATTGATACCtagaaaactaagcaaatgaaaaaacaatgtgATTATCGActcctggaaaaacaaaaaggtgtacaaatagaaaaattaaatcatactATACTATCTGGCTCTGTAGTAAGTGAATTTTTCAAAGTTATAACGATGTAAACATAGaatacttatttaataaaaatagtgatATATTGTGaaggtggaagggaaggggaagccaGGGTGATGATATGAGGAGACTAAATGCTCATTTCCCATACTAAGAGCTTAATAGAAAACACTTTAAGTTGTAAAGTGAAAAAATAGCAATACAAGCACATTACAACAGGCAGTATAATATGGTAGCACGATTTAAGAGACAAATTCTGGAGCCAGATTACCTAGGTTCAAACTTTGACTCTTCAACACTTGGTAATGATCACATTGGACAAGCTATTTAAAGTTTCTGGGCctaaggcgcctgggtggctcagtccattaagtacccaactcttgatttcatttcagttcaggttcatgatctcacactctctgtctccctcaatctctgcccctcccccacgcatgtaGGCTCTGGCTCTTTCCTCTCTAaactaattaattattaattaaatttaaataaataaagtttctgtGCCtaagtgtcctcatctgtaaaaaggagaCAATAGCAGACCCTGGTTCACAGAGATTGAtgagattaaatgagctaatgccTGTGAAGCATTTAGGATAGTACACAAAATGCCCTGACACAAAGAGGGCATTACTTAAGTATTAGAGATTATTAGGAACAGTAGTAGATTAATATCAGTGCTTTGAAATCCAAAGGTAAATATCAGAAGAAATAGCTAAGGATCTGAAAGTGGCTGCCACTGGGGAGAGGGATTTTTTGGGTGGGAGGGATAGATCtgggactgtttttttttttttttccattaaaagctTTGCAGTATAATTGGGTTTTTTATAGTACATTAATTTGAAAGccatcaaaattaattaattaattcccaATTAATTAAAAGGGAAAATCCCTGATTCTCATCTGAAATACACACATAGGTGTGAGTGTAGCTTAAGTTTGACAGCACAACCGAGGCAGTGCAAAGGGCCCAGTGGTAGGTAGTATTCCCTAACTGCACAGAGAGCAGTTACAGAGCCCCAGCTGTGGCCTGAGGGTGACTGCATTCTGACACCTGTAAAGTTAGCTCAGAaccaacagcagcagcaataaaaaaaataccaaggaaGCTCCCAAGACAGCATGCGATCAAACACCAAAAGACGAGGGCAGTGTGTACAGGACAGAACTTTGTGCCTCGTGTGGTCAAGAAAGTCTTCATGGTATGAAACTTCATGGTGGTGTGAAGACCAGGAAGGCCTTGGAGAGGTTGAAAGAGGAGCAAAGGGCATTCCAGAAAGGAATCCAATGCAAGCAGGGACATGAGGGTAAGCCTGGGAAGGTGGTCAATGCCAGCCTAAGGACTTGGTTTCCATCTTCCAGCCCAGAGTGCTTCCACTGGCAACACCTTTCGGTGAACActgaagtgtttgaaaacctggGCTTTGGATCTGAATCCTGCCACTTTCACTGACCAGTTTTGTGATTCGGGCTAGTTACGTAAATCTCCTCAAATTTTGGTATCCTTATGCCTAACTTAAAAGGACTACAACATCTCACTGTTGACGTGAGAATTAAGTGGATGTACCAGCAAACCTGAGCATAgcagagtaagcactcaatatTAACAGTAGCTGTTGTAGGAAACTACAGATCAACAGCCTGGTTTCctcaagaaataaattcaaagtagAGGAAACACTACAGATTAAAAGTCTTAAGAAATGTTATCAACCAAATACAATCAACtgcaagaaagaaaagtttaGGAGACAGTTGGAGAAATCTGAATACTGACTGCATATATGATGATATTGAGGAATTACTGCTAATTTTTTAGGAGTGATAATCACaatgtgtatggggggggggggttgttctcttttgtttttaatttttagagttagggagagacagcaggagttgaggcagagagagaatcttaagcagcctccatgctcagtgaggagcccggcatggggcttgatcccaagaccctgggatcatgacctgagctaataacaagagttggatgctcaactgactgagccacccatacactCAAGCATGTACAGTTCTTTTTTAAGAGTATCATTTGGAGATACACAATAAAGTATTTACGTGTCGTTTCAAAAATGTTAGGTTTGCTTTAAAATGATCTGCAATGCAGATGAAGTAAGATTGGTCATTTGTTTATAAGTGTTGCAGATGGTGATGGATATAGGGGAGTTTACAGTACTATTCTTTcgaaatgtttgaaattttcctaataaaaagtttaaaaataaattgagtaaGGGTAACTGTTATGACTATTACATTTTCATGAATATATACAAGAATGCAAGCAAGGATCATGGCTTAACTTTGTTATCCACTCCCTTCCCCAAAGGACCTAACTCTGAGTCTTCTTTGTATGAAAAGCTCAATGTAAACCTCTCTCAGGGTAAATCACTCTCTTACTTTTAAAACACTTTGATAATTTCTGTCTACTCTAAGGGTAAGAGCCTCAATTAATAGGGCTATTTACCATTTAAAGGTTCTAAGCATCTCTTTAGCCTTGATTCCGATCACTCTTTCCTTCATAAAATGTGGTTGaccttttttgtttctcaaatgaGTGGCATACCACACTTGCACAAACCCTCAGCACAGATTGTCCCTGATACCCAATGACATTCCTGCCTCAACTTGTGTCCTCCCAACCACCTTTCACCTAATTACTTCCTATTCTTTCTTCAGATCTCCTTAACCTCCGTTACTTCCCCTAGAAAGCCTCCACTGACAACCCCATACCCATGACAGGTAATTCTCCCAAGTATACACTCTCACAGTTGGCCATGTACCTCTCCTTCACAGgacttagcacagggcctggcctaGGGCAAacaaccaataaatatttgttgaaaaaaaccaAATGAGTAAATGATGAGTCACTGACAAATAGGACCCCTTTCATATGTTCCCACTGCTGCCAGGAGACCTCATTCAAGCATTCTCCTTGACATGGCTGGCATTAAAAACCCCAGGCCTCCCCTCACCAGTCATCGCCCACGTTGAAGGCATTAAGGCTCTTGGTGAAGCCTTGCATATTGGTGGGGCTGACTCTCTGCAAGAAGTCGATGTAGTCCTCAGAGTGAAAGCGGCACATGTCATGCTGGGAAGCCTGGTACGGCTTGAAGACCTCGGGATGGAAAACAAGGTGAACGGAGGCAAGGTCAGTCCCATTCATTGGGCTGAGACTGCCCACACTGACCCCAGCCCCGCGGAGTGTCCAAAAGCACACACAGCAGTGGTCCTATCACTGCTGCAATCCTTGCTATTATATGAAACAAACATCAGTAAAGATGAGAGGCTCTGATTAGCCAGGTGGGGTACTATGATCAAACCTTCTAAAGACCAGTGGGCTTGCCTTCTTCCCACTTCCAGCCCAATCTTTCCCACCTTCTCAACCTTGAGCCCTGATCCATTGCACTTTTCCTTGGACCTCCTAGTTTTGATTCTTTCCATACTCATCTCCTCCCCTTGGCTCTGATGCCATCCTTTCTCTCCTTGGAGTTCTTAATTTTGGAGTTAAATAATACAGGATTTGTGACAACCTTCTAATTAAAAACCAAAGTGCCAAGGTGCTAAGCCAGAGATTTATTATCTTTTGAGGGGTTCACACGGTTCTTTAGAAACTAGGCTAGAACAAAAAGTTTCTCTCCCCAGAAAGTGCACACAGGTACATACCAGCAAACAATTTCAAAGGATTCATAGAATCATGCACTAACAtcacctcagttttttctctaacgatttcacttttctgtgcctcagcacAAACAGTGGGCAACACTCATTCATACTGTTGTCCAATTCCCCTTGTGACCCAAGAGGGCTAAACTTAACTGCTATAATCGCCTATCACAACTATAAAATCCAAGCTGGGGATTATCTGTCCCCATGTGCATATCTGGGAGATGGGAGCAATTAAGTAGAACTGTGTGGGGGTATTCTAAGTTCATAAGGAAATACCCACGACATCtcttctctttcacacacacatagGTATTTGCGCACAGGCCTGCGGAGTCCTCCCTGGAGCTCTAGCTCCttagaggcacagagaggttgcgGAGAAGGGGTGGGAACCGGTGGGAACACTTCACATCCAGATACAGTGATCcagccccctctctctttcttgaagCCACAGCACTGCCCACACCCTAAGATGctgaaaaggaaaacatctgCCTTTAAACCAGCCCCACTCCACCCTAACCACAGGCCAGAGGTTGGTCCACTTGAGGTCAAAGGTTAGCGATCTAAGATGAAGAAGTAACTCCCACAAGTCGGTGGATCCACCCACCAACACTACGCACAAGGTGGGTGTTCCTGACTCCTGAAATCCAGCCTCCGCCCCATCCCAAGGGTAGGTCGCACCCCGTGCTTTCAGTGCAGCCCACCTATCCTAGGGCCGCCCAGCTCGCCCCCACCCTCAAAACCCAACAGCGATGTTGGGACTCACGATCATCTTCTTATAGAGACCGTAGTGCAGGACCAGACTATGGGTCAATGCCAAGCGATGGGGCTTCATAGGGTGCCCTGCCCCTGGGGGTGGGAAAAGAGTTCGTCAGTACCCTTCCCTGGAGTTGTAGTCCCCCCGCCTCGTAACTCCCGCGTCCCGAAACCCCTCGCGTACCACCTTGTTCCCTCACCGTAGTGGAAGTTGCCCACGTCAGGGTCGTAGAAATAGGCCACGGTCTTGGCCATGGTGCCGGCGGGACCAGGCCCCGTGCCTCCGCCGCCCGCCCggctgcctgccccacccccgctcgtACGTGCTGCGCAAGCACGCAGCCTGCCTCTGCGGAACCGGGAAATCCAGGCCCCGCCTCCCGACCACGCCCCCTGCGGAGTTCCTCCCCTCGCTTGGCTAGCCCTTCTAGGTTCTGGAGCGTGAGCTTCTGGACTTTGCGGAGGACGCGTAGCATCGGTCCTAGGATGCTAGGGTCATTTCCTTCCGGGCGGGGGCCAAATCCTCGGGAAGCTGAGCCATCTCGTCCAGCCACCTGCCCCAAACGGGGCTCAGGCCGTGGTCACCAGTCTAGGAGACTCCGGAGAACCAGCCACGCTGTCCCTCTTGGGTGGAGAAAGCCAGCTTTCCCCGGCCCACTGGGAAGATTCCTGACTATCCACTCGGCTGAGGCATCTGAGGGCCGGAGCCGCGCCCGGCGTGCGGGATAGACCCGTGAAGAGCACTCTCGTCTGACTGCCTGTGCTCCCCGCCCGGACCCAGGCTCGGCGCCGCACACTCCCCCCGCGGAGGGGGGACGGCGCAGTCACGCGCGCACCACACTTGCGCTCACAAGCGCGCAAGGCTCTAGCTCTCCGCCCCTCACACCTGCGCTCCGCCCCCTGGTCCTGGGCTGGCGACTGGCGAAGGCATTTGGGAACCTAGGGAGGCTGCggcagcgcccccacccccatctccttccccttcccacagTCGGAGTTGTCCGAAGCCTGCCGCCGCTCCCAACCAGCCCGCATCCCtcttcatccttccctccccccgcctGCCGCGGCACCGGTATCTGCAGCCGCAGCCCGGAGCCGGTGAGGCGgcgaaggggggagggggaggaagcaaGGGATGAGCGCCGGGAGGGCGTCGGGGGCCCTGAGCCGGACTAGGACGCCCCTGGAGCAGGAACCCGAGCTGGAGCCGGAGCCAGAACCAAACCACCGGTACCGAGTGGGCCAGGTGGCCTGGATGGGAGGAACCCAAAGGGGTGGCATTGTGCGGAATACCcgcaggggagggggctgcagaggCCTGGCTCAGGCCAGCGCGGAGGAGGTGCGGACGCTGACTCAGGCGCGATTCTTAAGCCGACCGCCTGATAATTCCGTCCCATCTCGCTCTGCAGTGTCCTTGGGAGGGACGGAAGCGCAGGACAAGCTGGAAAGGGGAACGCTCTGGGCGTCGGGGAAGCAGGATCAGGGTCGCGGAAGAGGGCTTGCGCATCCGCCGTCTGGCACCCCGGCCCCGGACCAGCACCCCTGACACGGACAGCTCCTTGGTTGGGTAGGGGGGTGGGGCCGGACCTCCGAGGCTTGTCAGTTTCGGATCCTGAGGACCGAATTCCTATCCCTCCCCCAGTCCCTAGCTGCAGCCCCCTAACCCCAGGAGGCGCCCTGGCCCGCGCTCGCCCCCCAGGGCCTCATGTCGGAACCACAGCCTGACCTGGAACCGCCCCAACATGGGCTGTACATGCTCTTCCTGCTTGTGCTGGTCTTCTTCCTCATGGGCCTCGTAGGCTTCATGATCTGCCACGTGCTCAAGAAGAAGGGCTACCGCTGCCGCACGTCGaggggctcagagcctgacgaTGCCCAGCTCCAGCCCCGTGAGTGAGGAGCCTAGAACCTGGCTCAGTCACCTTTCTCCCATACCCTTCACCCCACACCTCTTTCTGCCTTCCTGGGCAAGAGACCCAGGCCAAACCCTTACCATGCCTTCAGGGAGGCTTAATGATGCTTTCTTGAGTCTGCAAGTGGGATGACACTATCCTGAAAGCAAGGCTAGAAAAGGCAGGATGGGTGGGAAGGGCTCACTGTTGGTAGTCTTGGGCTCCCACTTACCTTTCCCATCTTTACTGCCCTGACCCCTGAAATGCTAACATGCAGCATGATGGCAAACAAAAGGATAGATCTTGAGCAATAAGCCACAGAAGCCACCAGGTAATGTCCACGCAAAGCTGACTCATTTCCTGCTTCCTTGCCAACCTCTCATGCTTCAGCTGAGGACGATGACATGAATGAGGACACAGTAGAGAGGATTGTTCGCTGCATCATCCAAAATGAAGGTGGGTGTAGTCTGGCCCTTTGCTCTCCCTGCCCCgcaacccacccccccacccagtccCCACTCAATTTTCTCTTGCCCTGACCTCCACCTCCACTgactccctcttttccttctcctctcagcCAATGCTGAGGCCTTGAAGGAGATGCTGGGGGACAGTGAAGGAGAAGGGACAGTGCAGCTGTCCAGGTGAGCTGGAAACAAGGGCCAGCATGACTTAGCTTGCCTTGGAGAGTACCCTCGCCTCCAGCACAATCCTTTCCCAGTGTCTTCGcatgtttggggtggggggaacgcAAAGGTGGCTAACCTATAGGAAGAAAGAAGTTTTGTAGGAATCTGAGTTCCTTCAAATTATActtccatctggatgtcatcAAGCCTAACCTTTATCCCTTGTGCCACTCTTTTGGGTTAAACATTGCCCGCTTTCAGCAAACAACCCTGGGAGGGAGAACACATGATCATTAACGTCTTAATATTGCGTTTATTAGATAAATACAATAGTGTTGGGGCCTGGGGAAGGTGAGGCATCTGATGTTTTAAGAAGCGAAAAGGACAGGAGCaaatggaagaggaaaggaaatggtaATGTCACTCCTGCTCCCCTCTTCCCTATTGTCCAGCGTGGATGCTACCTCCAGCCTGCAGGACGGAACCCCCTCCCATCATCACACAGTGCATCTGGGGTCTGCTGCCCCTTGCATCCACTGTAGCCGCAACAAGAGGCCCCCACTTGTCCGTCAGGGACGCTCCAAGGAAGGAAAGAGCCGCCCCCGGCCTGGGGAGACCACTGTGTTCTCTGTGGGCAGGTGGGGATAGAAAGCCCCAGGGAAAGGGAGTTTGAGGTGGGAGCCCCAATGATCAGGCACCTCATTCCAAAGGTGGTCCCCAGCTCTGTTCTCCTAGACTGTGAACTACAGCAGGAGTCAGGCTACACAGTATGCCCCACCATCTGGGGGAGGTCTCCCCTGCCctaggccagaaggaagtggccaTGAAACCCAGGATGTCCCTGGCTAAAGGGAAGCTGAGCAGCCTCTGAGTTATGGTCCTAAGCCCCAGtgttctctcccttcccaggTTCCGGGTGACACACATAGAGAAGCGCTATGGACTACATGAGCATCGTGATGGCTCTCCCACAGACAGGAGCTGGGGGTCTGGTGGAGGGCAGGACATAGGGGGTAGTCAGGGGTCTGGGGGAGGGAATCCCAGGGCAGGGACACCTGCCATTGAGAGCCTGCCCCCTGAGAGGCCACAGCCCCTGGCCCTCGCCAGTCCCTTGGTGCAGAATGGAGGACTCAGGGACAGTAGCTTAGTCCCTTGTACACTTGAGGGCAATCCTAGAGCCTCTGCAGAGTCAATGctaggggctggagggaagggccCAAGCCCAGGACTGGCCAGTCGAGAGGCAATTGGACAGCCAAGCAAACTGGACACCACAGATCACCAGGTATGAAGACATGGGCAGGGCTATGGTGGGCTCAGCTCTTATTGCCTCCTACCCTGGATTGAAGGGGAGGTGGCCCTGATATGACCCACATCCCGTTCTCCCATTATTGACCACTTCTCTCTCACAGGTGTCTGCACCACGAGGAGCAGGGGGTGTGTGAGGTGAGTCTGCCTGGGCCCCAAGTCAGATAATCTCATCCTCCCACTCTCTACTTAAACTACCTAAGCCCATTGGCTCTCTGCACTCCCAGGCTTGGCCTTTGCTACACATTCTTTGGTTTAGTGGTGGGGAGCGGGCATGTGCCCCAGGAGGTAGGGAAGGTCCTGTAGCCCCTGGGTAAAAGCTGAGACACAGCTTGAATAGGAAGCAACACTGTtacccttcctctcctccaagcCTCCTTCTTCAATGTACTGATGGACTACcggctggcagggctgggggtgggtgggcatgAAGGCCCTCCTTTCCACTGGACAGCACTGCCCTCAGCTGAGGAACCAGCTCTACTTCCATCTGGAGTTGCATGGTCTCAGTCTGGGGGACCTCGGGAGAAGTCTCCCCACCCCTATCCCTCAGTCTCTTTCACTTCCCCTGCCTGCCAACAGGCCGCCTGACCCCTTCCCCATCACCTCGCTCCATTTGCTAGAGCGTGGCAGCTGGGAGCAGGCCTCTGCCCTTGGTGGGCCCCTAAAGCAATAGCACCATAGGCCCCCTGCCCTCTTGGCACAAGAGGCCCAGGCCCTGGCTTGGGCTTAGTGCCCTTTATTCACTGTCAATAAATCCGCTCAGACCATTACAGCTGTTTTGCATACTGGCTCCAGCTCCTTTTGACAGGCTTGCCCCTGTTCCAGCCCCCAAACCCAGTGGCCATGGCATCTGGAGTGGGGTGGGTCACAGAGCCAGGGTGGAGACACAGATGGGCTGGAGCCACTCAAGACTTTGGAGAATTGGTTCCAGCCCCACAGATTTCTAGATATTTAACCCACTTAGAGATGGGGTGGTGGcagaagaaaaaaggggaagtTCCAGCCCTAGAAATAACAGGAGGACAATCGGGAGGGGAGTGAGTTCCAACCTCCaaaaagggggagaagaaaagTTTCTATTCCTGGAGGTGAGAGTAGAGATGGGGGAGACTCCAGCTTTTGGCTTGGTCACTTCAGATCATTGAGGGGGTGGTCTCTGACATCATGGAAATAGGGACAGCAGCATCACTGGGGAACAGCAGTCCCCTGGCTTCAGGTGAGAGGATCTGGGTGGCCAGGATCCGGGGCTTTagctggtgggggaggtggtggaCGCATCTGTAGGGAACACACAGTCAGTGCTCCAGAAGCGTCCGTTGGGGATATCCCTGTCCATTTCGTCAAACCCCTAG encodes:
- the HDAC3 gene encoding histone deacetylase 3 isoform X1, encoding MLRVLRKVQKLTLQNLEGLAKRGEELRRGRGREAGPGFPGSAEAGCVLAQHVRAGVGQAAGRAAEARGLVPPAPWPRPWPISTTLTWATSTTVREQGGAGHPMKPHRLALTHSLVLHYGLYKKMIVFKPYQASQHDMCRFHSEDYIDFLQRVSPTNMQGFTKSLNAFNVGDDCPVFPGLFEFCSRYTGASLQGATQLNNKICDIAINWAGGLHHAKKFEASGFCYVNDIVIGILELLKYHPRVLYIDIDIHHGDGVQEAFYLTDRVMTVSFHKYGNYFFPGTGDMYEVGAESGRYYCLNVPLRDGIDDQSYKHLFQPVINQVVDFYQPTCIVLQCGADSLGCDRLGCFNLSIRGHGECVEYVKSFNIPLLVLGGGGYTVRNVARCWTYETSLLVEEAISEELPYSEYFEYFAPDFTLHPDVSTRIENQNSRQYLDQIRQTIFENLKMLNHAPSVQIHDVPADLLTYDRTDEADAEERGPEENYSRPEAPNEFYDGDHDNDKESDVEI
- the RELL2 gene encoding RELT-like protein 2; the encoded protein is MSEPQPDLEPPQHGLYMLFLLVLVFFLMGLVGFMICHVLKKKGYRCRTSRGSEPDDAQLQPPEDDDMNEDTVERIVRCIIQNEANAEALKEMLGDSEGEGTVQLSSVDATSSLQDGTPSHHHTVHLGSAAPCIHCSRNKRPPLVRQGRSKEGKSRPRPGETTVFSVGRFRVTHIEKRYGLHEHRDGSPTDRSWGSGGGQDIGGSQGSGGGNPRAGTPAIESLPPERPQPLALASPLVQNGGLRDSSLVPCTLEGNPRASAESMLGAGGKGPSPGLASREAIGQPSKLDTTDHQVSAPRGAGGV